A region of Drosophila suzukii chromosome 2L, CBGP_Dsuzu_IsoJpt1.0, whole genome shotgun sequence DNA encodes the following proteins:
- the EMC5 gene encoding ER membrane protein complex subunit 5: MGSKLFNKLLLIAGFASLAHAAFSAAHHRTYLRLTEQEWTSLPLDIILQTVISLVIVIYNIIEVVGNFKEIRATVDMQQKTWDTLGNFPSFYSFNHRGRALNPGYTPPE, from the exons aTGGGCagtaaattgttcaataagcTTTTGCTGATTGCCGGGTTTGCCAGCCTGGCCCACGCGGCATTTTCGGCTGCCCACC ATCGCACTTATTTAAGGCTGACGGAGCAGGAATGGACCAGTCTTCCATTGGAT ATTATCCTGCAGACCGTCATCAGTTTGGTGATTGTGATCTACAACATCATCGAGGTTGTGGGCAACTTCAAGGAAATCCGAGCCACCGTGGACATGCAGCAGAAAACGTGGGACACCTTGGGCAACTTCCCCTCGTTCTACTCCTTTAATCACCGCGGCCGTGCCTTGAATCCTGGTTATACGCCCCCGGAATAG
- the Swip-1 gene encoding EF-hand domain-containing protein D2 homolog yields the protein MSVSSNASSASNKDSVDSPSSTTNTDSSELTHILNRRQEIMDSQEAGIEVRRTYKVVNVYTDFPEFSRNQIKDYQKTFNTYDTARDGFLDLQELKFMMEKLGAPQTHLGLKQMIAEVDEDNDGKISFREFLLIFRKAQAGELDSDSGLNQLARLTEVDVEQVGVSGAKNFFEAKIEQQLRTNKFHDEIRAEQEERRREEEERAQRRQQFQQRAAIFQ from the exons ATGTCCGTTTCCTCGAACGCCTCCTCCGCCTCCAACAAGGACAGCGTGGACAGCCccagcagcaccaccaacaCGGACAGCTCAGAGCTGACGCACATCCTCAACCGGCGCCAGGAGATCATGGACTCCCAGGAGGCGGGCATCGAGGTGCGCCGCACATACAAGGTTGTTAATGTCTACACCGACTTCCCCGAGTTCTCCCGGAACCAGATCAAGGACTACCAGAAGACCTTCAACAC ATACGATACGGCTCGCGATGGTTTCTTGGATCTGCAGGAGCTCAAGTTCATGATGGAGAAACTGGGTGCGCCGCAGACCCATCTGGGGCTCAAGCAGATGATTGCCGAGGTGGACGAGGACAACGATGGCAAGATCTCGTTCCGGGAGTTCTTGCTGATCTTCAGGAAGGCCCAGGCCGGGGAACTTGACTCCGATTCCGGGCTGAATCAACTGGCCCGCCTCACCGAGGTCGATGTGGAGCAGGTGGGCGTGAGTGGAGCCAAGAACTTCTTTGAGGCGAAAATCGAGCAGCAGCTGCGGACGAACAAGTTCCACGACGAGATCCGGGCGGAGCAGGAGGAGCGCCGGCGCGAGGAGGAGGAACGGGctcagcgacgccagcagttCCAGCAGCGGGCGGCGATCTTTCAGTAG
- the LOC108006198 gene encoding uncharacterized protein: protein MPAHCAVVNCSHKYVHAGSISFHRFPFKRKDLLQKWKDFTQRSGQWMPSKWSAVCSRHFVDEDFNCSNNRKTLKKNAVPSIRVSEEDSPSFHLEHVSPNCRPIHKPTLASAAESPSTGVKATCRFCGSSATNCSSFDKSFELFGMIQKCFPTLQILQDDTLPKDICKECCLQLERFSQFIDVVMLAQSELQKKYRRQLKIKQEPFVRVKQEACESLDNLFPDELDMGLEQDEGCDQEETEQKFQFCDFPMLNSQDIINNCDIMEIINLDDPFINIPDDADVGQSERTQPGRTANEMLQTELLTEEHNYAKEEWQLPPHQYKTEKVEGAEAAPDTAPPPAEPPPIQDLIPSLSVPEARSCKPIVTNVSQIPNPLICELLPQPAPPTSVKPNIVVLNDSVVESSAAFRLHNCTLCTAKFITIDSLNQHYNHSHNNTTPMVSVPPMNISLPSLTMNAPMKLEGHRGFVATEQLDYWQSEWQNSPVSTQPRKKIDILDMQSSFLHHKDLIPTATQLAAPAPDPQLAAVTANYAKLAVRYRKLQLKCKSMRTPRKRRRKTFTCRMCRKGFPSFRKLHHHRRLKEHFVRLIPNFSGRCSGCLKFFRSRLGLRQHMRYICQSLSLKNHRRLQSFKCRHCQAIAFAHWRLYRRHELNCRLRKSKMKVHIANNSKKKVTAAQNFECNICKKAFGSLNGLRQHNITHSTERQHKCGICERVFKRRNGLSQHIKGYHLQLKPHECPVCQHRYALKCDMLRCRHSLRKGPTAGE from the coding sequence TCCCTTTAAACGAAAGGATCTCCTCCAGAAATGGAAGGACTTTACCCAGCGGAGTGGTCAATGGATGCCATCCAAATGGAGTGCGGTGTGTAGTCGGCATTTCGTTGACGAGGACTTCAATTGCAGTAACAATAGAAAAACTCTTAAAAAGAATGCTGTGCCATCGATCAGAGTTTCCGAAGAAGATTCTCCAAGTTTCCACTTGGAACACGTGTCCCCCAACTGCAGGCCCATCCACAAACCGACCCTCGCCAGTGCCGCGGAATCGCCGTCAACAGGTGTTAAGGCCACCTGCCGCTTCTGCGGCTCCTCTGCCACCAACTGCTCCTCGTTCGACAAGAGTTTCGAGCTCTTTGGCATGATCCAGAAGTGCTTCCCCACGCTCCAGATCCTGCAGGACGACACCTTGCCCAAGGATATATGCAAGGAGTGCTGCCTGCAACTGGAGCGCTTTTCCCAGTTTATCGATGTGGTGATGCTGGCGCAGAGTGAGTTGCAGAAGAAATACCGTCGCCAGCTGAAGATCAAGCAGGAACCATTTGTCCGCGTGAAGCAGGAGGCCTGCGAGAGCCTGGACAATCTGTTTCCCGACGAACTGGATATGGGCTTGGAGCAGGACGAGGGCTGCGATCAGGAGGAAACAGAGCAAAAGTTCCAATTCTGCGATTTTCCCATGCTAAATTCGCAGGACATCATCAACAATTGTGATATCATGGAGATTATCAATCTGGATGATCCGTTTATCAACATACCGGACGATGCAGATGTGGGGCAGTCGGAGAGAACGCAACCTGGTAGGACGGCCAATGAAATGCTGCAAACTGAGCTGCTGACCGAAGAGCATAATTATGCCAAGGAGGAGTGGCAATTGCCACCGCATCAGTACAAAACGGAGAAGGTGGAGGGAGCAGAGGCTGCTCCGGACACGGCTCCTCCGCCTGCTGAACCACCTCCCATACAGGATTTGATACCTTCTCTATCCGTTCCAGAAGCCCGTTCCTGCAAACCCATTGTGACCAATGTTAGCCAGATACCGAATCCTTTGATCTGCGAACTGCTGCCACAACCTGCGCCTCCAACTTCAGTCAAACCCAACATTGTGGTGCTAAACGATAGTGTGGTGGAATCTTCAGCGGCCTTCCGGCTGCACAACTGCACCTTGTGCACTGCTAAATTCATAACTATAGATAGCCTAAATCAGCACTATAACCATAGTCACAATAATACCACTCCCATGGTCAGCGTTCCTCCAATGAATATAAGCCTGCCCAGCTTGACGATGAACGCCCCGATGAAACTGGAGGGCCACAGAGGTTTTGTGGCAACTGAGCAATTGGATTACTGGCAGTCAGAGTGGCAGAATAGTCCTGTGTCCACGCAACCAAGAAAAAAGATTGATATTCTGGATATGCAGAGCAGTTTCTTGCATCACAAAGATCTCATACCCACAGCTACTCAGCTAGCAGCACCTGCTCCTGATCCTCAACTGGCTGCAGTGACCGCTAACTATGCTAAACTGGCAGTTAGATATCGCAAATTGCAGCTAAAATGCAAAAGTATGAGAACCCCTAGAAAAAGGCGTAGAAAAACCTTTACTTGCCGGATGTGCAGAAAGGGATTTCCCAGTTTTAGGAAGTTACACCACCACCGTCGCTTAAAGGAGCACTTTGTAAGGTTAATACCTAACTTTTCCGGTCGTTGTTCTGGTTGCTTGAAGTTCTTTCGATCCCGCTTGGGCCTTCGCCAGCACATGCGTTACATTTGTCAATCGCTGTCGCTCAAAAACCATCGACGCCTGCAGAGCTTCAAGTGCCGCCACTGCCAGGCCATCGCCTTTGCTCACTGGCGCCTGTATCGCCGTCATGAACTCAATTGCAGACTCCGAAAATCCAAAATGAAGGTCCATATAGCAAATAATTCAAAAAAGAAAGTCACGGCCGCCCAGAATTTTGAGTGCAACATTTGTAAAAAGGCATTTGGATCGCTGAACGGACTCCGCCAGCATAATATTACCCACTCGACGGAACGGCAGCACAAGTGCGGCATCTGTGAGCGTGTTTTCAAGCGGCGCAACGGACTATCCCAACACATTAAGGGCTACCACCTGCAGCTCAAGCCGCACGAGTGTCCCGTCTGCCAGCATCGCTATGCGCTGAAATGTGATATGTTGAGGTGCAGGCATTCCCTTCGAAAAGGGCCAACTGCCGGGGAGTAA